A stretch of DNA from Prinia subflava isolate CZ2003 ecotype Zambia chromosome 9, Cam_Psub_1.2, whole genome shotgun sequence:
AATTACACCAATCAACTTAAATGAAATAACTGAACAGCTACAGCTCTAATTTAACTCAGGTGCCTTTTATTGGGCTGAAGCACTAAAACCTCTGACAGCAACCAGTctaggcaaagaacccacagagAAAGGGCTATGAACAGGCTCAAATGCAAGGACTCCCATTTAtatctctccctctctcccactTTTTTGTATTACCTAGTTCCTGCCCAGGACTTGGAAGCCCATATACATGGGACTGAATTATTTCCCCTCCTGCACCTTAGTCTCTATGCAGCCCTTGACCACAGtaagaaatgttttccctgCAAACTTCTCAGGAGTTAACAAAGCAGCAGAATTAATcgaaaaccaaaagcaaaatataaCTTCACCTGGATGCTCTAAACTCTTCCTGGAATAAGAGACTGAGGTTTGCCTGTTTCTTTGGTATGATCCAGAAAAACCAGGTCCATTTGCTACTATCACGTTGATAACAGCCACCTAACTGTAGCTAATTTATGGAAGCCAAGACTGTGAAAGTAGGCAGGAATGCAGCTCCAAGAGTAACTTTATCACTGCAGGAGGATGGTGCACTAcaagcaggggctgcccaggggaatCCTGTGTCAAAACCTAGAGGATACAATAATGtataaagcaaacaaagcataggTTGAAACAGGGAAGTTCAACCATCAATCATATCCAGCCCAGTGCTTGGTGGGCTTCTGCACTCTGGTTTTGGTTTATCACAGACTCTAACTTGACCACAGTCACCTGGGTAAATTACACTAACAGTTCAACATTAATATTAGCACTACAGTATATTAATATCACAGTATGCCAATATTAGCACTATGACTTTAGTATCTAAAacaatgatttaaaaaaaccccttcagaTATAAGCATCCCCTGGCAGTCTATAACCttgaaggatttttaaaatattgtttgcaCACATACTGAATAGTGCACAGATGGTCTGCTCAAATCAAATGCCTTTCTAGCATTTTTCCTTCTACATATTCATGGCAGCCCACTATAAGtacagagaaggaaggaagtcAAGATCCCTAAAGGACCAAAGGGAACAACCGCAGCAGTGATCAGGTCAGCATCAGAATGATTTACATTTTTCACCACATtggtgccactgctgccacAAAACACCAGAAGTGATCTGGCTCATCTGATTTGGACAAAGACTGATGTAGTTCCCAAAGAGTTCCTAACTTTTGGTGCTTTGGACCATCTTCAACATCCTTCTTGTCTCATTAGAGTTATATGGAGGAAGTTCCACAGGCTGGGAATCTGTGGGCTAGCAGGAGGTTGTCAGATGACAGATCACTGTCAGGGAACAGTGATACCAAAGGAAATACTGGTCCATAAcaactgagaaaagaaataaagatctGGATCTCAGCTTGTCTTGGTATTTGAGAATACACACATATTCAAGATTTTGAACTGGAGGATAGTGTCAGACACCACACATCTGCTTCCCCACCTGGCCTCTCGTCATACATTAAATCTCTCTAAGTGAGATTTCCCCCATTCAATATCCACAGGCTTCCTGTTTGTCTTCTGAAAGGAACAGAGATGGTTTGTGACACCAGGGTGCTCTGCAATAACAGAGCTCTGCAATAATATTGCTCTGCAATAATTTCCAGACAGCCTTTTCCTCTCACTCACAACATGGTTGTAAGACAGAAGCAGCTGATGTGAGACTGTGCCCCTTGTGAGTGGTCTGAGGTCTGCAGTGTGGAAGCAAGTTAGAACATTATTTGTAAACCCTGGATGAAAGAGAACAGCTTGGGGCCATTTCCAAATAGTCACGTGAGCCATAGACCTCAAAGTGAGAGCACATGACAGGGCAAAGCATTATTTAGGCTTAAGAAGAAATTATGTTTGTATGACACTCAAGTTAAATAAGTTCTTCAGactgcagagaaaactgggaatATACAGGTGCACCAAACCTCAGAGAAGCAGTCAAGAggaatggggaggaaaagaatcTTCCCACTTACCGCCTTGTCATTTCAGCTTCTTTCTGCAGAGAAGCAcaacatttaaagaaaagttattAAACACTCCAGAAGGTTGTGAAATCTTGTGTAGAAAGCTGTGGAGACTGATAAAGTCCTGACAGACAAGTCTGATCACATTTGACAGAGTTACAGGAGTAGAGAAGCTAGGGGTGAGTCTTATCTTCAATGAAACAATTGACGCCCTCATGTAAAAGAAACCCACAACCAAACCAGAGCTTCTTGGCTCTGAGCACGCCAGAGGAATGAGACCTGGCTGAGCTGCCGTAAACAGAGGTTGAAGAGGGTTGCATAGGAAGAGGAGGCAGAACAGGAGATGGAAGATACTCCTGAGATGTAATCTTCTAAAGGAAGATGAAGCAAGTTACACAAAAGCGCCCTGAACGCGTGTCCGTGTGCCAAGGCTCTGGCCCTGCGCAGAGAAGCAGATGTTGAACTCGCGCCTCTGGAGCACGCCAGACTGCACACAGGCTTCCGGGCAGAGCCGGGACCGGGCTGACAGCAGGGAATTCAGACCGAGTCGCTGTCCCTGCCTCCCCAGCCGGGCAGCGCTCAGGTGCCGTCAGCCCAGCCGGACAGCGCTCACccggggcacagctggcagcccCCGCCCGCGGTCGCCCCGAGCCCCCGCATCCCACCGACCCTGCCACAGGGCGAAAGGACCCTCCTTGCACGGCAGCCGGGCAGAACACGGCAGCGGGGCAGCACGGCCGCTGCGGAGCCGAGAAGCCTCGCCGGTGGGACGAGCCGAGAAGCACCGGCCGCAGCCGCTGCCGGGCCGGCTCCTCCCGggccgcccgcccccggcccccgccgcggTGCCGGCACCCACCTGCAGCAAGCCCCGGCCGAGCGCGGCCCGAGAGAGAGGCGCGGCGGTGCGGGAAGTGGGAGGGAAGAGAcggaggaagggagggatgcAGCCGCCACCCGCCCGCCTTCCCCTTTCAAGCCGGCGGAGGCGGGTGGGGCCGGGCGGAGCAGCCCCGGCCCACGGGCCGCACCCCGGGCagagccgagccgagccgagcccgGGGCTGTGGCACGAAGGCGGGGCGAGAGGGGAAGGAGTGGGCACAGAGAGCCGCACCTGCTGCCCCGGCAGCTCGACAGGCAGCGGGGCAGCGCCCGTCAGCTGCAACTGGTGCCAGCGCGTCTGATCGCCTTCACAGCATCGCTCCAGTGACCGCTGCCCGGACacccccagggccagcagcccctAGAGAGGAGGGCGACGGGAACACGATAGTCACGACAGCAAAAGGGAACGGATGGCACACGAGTGAATCGGGATGTGAGGGACAGTGTTCCAGCACACACCAGAGGGGGATGTCCTGTTGGACCTGTTCCAGCACTAACAGCTGGAACTGCATCACTGTTGCACAGGGAAACCAGGCCTCTACACCAGGACAGCAGTAGAGCAGAGATGTAGGCTAAATATGTCTAGCAGCTGCAAAATCCTGCAAAATGACTACTTTTTCCCAGGAGTGTCAAGCATGCCCCTTTGAGAGTCTCACGAAGTATTTCCCACCCCAACACTTGTTGCACTTGCTCAGTCAGGTGCTGATCTCCAGCAAGGCTAATGACACTCTTTGCATCCTGTGCTGAAACTTCAGGCAGCATTACATCTCCTACAGCATCACGCTCGAGGTGGAAGGCTGTGGCAGAGTGTTGGTTACAGAGCAAGAGAGCACAATGCACATGGAGCATCATCCTACCCTTTCCAGAGAACCATAATGCACAGGCTAAGATTGAGCATTACAGCACTCAAAAGCTCCATGTGGCCCTACCTATCAGcaagtttcttttccttgcacACATAGAGGAAGAAACCTAAGGGAACACACAAATCAGTTATTTTAACTAGATCTATACAGGATTTTCCAGTTATTTctattctttcttcttcctataTGCTGGTGCTTATATGGCCAACTGCCATATAGCTGATTTGGCAGAAGTATTTGAGAGGACCTAATGAGATATTCTGAAGGGAAGGGACTTGAGCAGCCTGTTTTTGATATAAGCTTCTAGCATCTTACTGAAATTTCTCAAGTCAATCACCAGCCAGCTGCACAGGCCACCTTTCACTTCTGAAGGTCAGTTATGACCTGTCCACATGTCAGACATGTCCACAATCATGTAAGTAAGATGACAAGAAGTAGTTGTAGACAGATGTAGACAGTGCTGTTACCCCCAAGCAATGGTaccctcccttttcccacccaCTATTCCATATCTTTAACCAGAAGATCCACTCAGACTACAAAGGCAgcaatctttattttctgacacgtcaaattttcacattttacagactttttaaaaacctcaaagcgtaaaagtattttaaagagtTTCAAATATAAGTTcctgataaacagaaaaaagaggGCAAATGACAAGAAAGACGATGTTCAAATCCCCATGCAGAAAATACTCTTCCCACCTTCCTTTGGCCTCAAGCCTTTACCTTCCTGCAATAACCATGGTCTCCTGGGCCCCTCTGCACTGTAGCCTTGAATCCAGGCCCCAGTGATTGTGCAAGCCAGGGGGAAGTCCTGAAAAATGCTCACTGGAAAAAGCTGCCACTCGTACATGGGGGTGGCTCATCAAGTCTCATCCAACCCTCAATTAGGTGACACTGCtttgcacacaaacacagcttcCTGTAACATGGCTCTTCTCATTGGCACCCTGTGGGACGGAATGGAAACGTGGAAATCAGGCCCTGCACTGCCTCTCGGTGGCTGGCAGTTTCACCAGTGGGCTCGGCATATCTCACAGCCCACTACTCCATTTCCCAAACACGCACTACCACTATTCAACTCATACTGGCTGTGGGCTCACATTAGTTAACCCACCTAATGGAGGGCAAAGCATTTGGGGGAATATTTTCTATCAGATGCAAGCTGCACCTAAGTAAGGAAGCAGTGACACAACTGAGTGACTGCCAGCCCACCTCTCAGTACAACATTATACAGTCAGTTGCTCATGAAATCTCAGTTTAGGCTCAAAGTTTCTCAAGTTCTTTGTGGCTCCCCATACTGAACATACACTTGTAGCTGGTACTTCAAACTTTACAGCACCAGGGTTTGCCTTACTGCTAGGGGGAAATGGGCATTTTACTTCTCAAGAGGGATTTAACAGATGGAAAACAGCTCAAAGACAAGTGATCCaacttcaaaaagaaatttaaggCATCAATGATACATTCATCTTGACTCCTAACAAGCTGCAGCTCACAGTGCTGCAAATATAAGGTGGCACATTTGATGTTCAGATGGAACAAGGAGTAATGCCACACCATGGCCAGAGCCTCTGAAACAAAAACACTGcttatcctcctctgccttttgCTAAGAGGGCTCTATCTCTTCagtctcctttcccttcccaccaaGTGAAACTTCACAACCCTCATGCAGTCAAGTTTCTGTACAACTTCACTGCCCAGCTACACTAATGGAAGTGTTATCAAGAGTGCCACAGCAGTACTATAGTTCTTGGTCTTTCTGACAATAGCCCCCACCTTGCAACTGCAATCAGTACTGTTATTCAACTACTAAATAATATTTAGAGACTGCTTCTCCAAGTTCTCTGGTTAGTGGCCTCCACAGGAGTGCAAGGAAGAGGAAAGTAAGTATTTATTGCAAGGTGAAAccacaaacagaaaaggagCCCTGTCACACTACAAGGGTAAATTTGAAATGTCAGGTGGGGTTGGAGATTACAGCCAGAGTACTCAAATCAGTTGTTGTTCTTACAGTAACTAGTTAGAAGCAAGTGACAATACCTGCCTTTTCAAAGGTAAGAGAGTTAAACtggctgaaaaagaaataggaGATTAAAATACAGGACAatgatttctctttcttctacTAGATGGGCAGGAAACCGAAAGTAAAAATCACTGCCAGCCTTTTAAAATAAGACTGTAGTAAATGTCTTGGCGGTCACCCTAGTGGTGCCAATAACACCAGCTTAAGGATGGTTTCAAATTAGGAGactaaaacaaaattacaaatatAACAGGGAAACATCCAACCATTCTCCCATATCTCTacactggagctgcctggggagctAGGGGAGGTAGCATTCCAGGCAGGCTTGGCATCCATAATGTTCACACGCCCATCCAAGATGTTCTGGTGATGGTTTATGAACTCCAATATCCTCAGTCACTTTCGAACTTGACAGAATTGACTTGGGTCGATATAGTGCCCCCGCGGTAGCTGCCTcgttttttctttgttttctcatgaCGGAAAGATTTGCCTTTAGTGTATTTCAGGATGTTGTTAGCTTTCTCACCCCAGTCACCAGCTGCTCCTTTCTgtgagggatggaggaggagaaaaagaaatccaagtCAGTACCCAGGAGAGTGAAAGTAatgctttgccttcactgtacCCAGCAAACCCCAGGACATTCACACAGGAACTGATACCGCTCTCCCATGCGCCTCCTGGTGGAAGAAGTTCCCACCAAAAGCACTCCCCGGGGCACAACgaggctgctctgcagacatGTAATTCCAGAGACCAATGTCACCGCTCTGGCACCACCTAGCCCTACCTTTGCTTCAAATGAGTTATCGGCCACACGGGCATCCACCTCAATCTCTTCTTCCCTTACGCGGCGAAATGGAGAGGAGGGctgttgaaaaagaaaatgaaatgctgtaATCACATACAAACACACAATGTTCCTTTAGTAAAAACCTCCTTCCTTGCCCTGCAAATACAGAACCCTGTTCACATCACCTCAATCTTTAAAGTGTTTCTTAGATTCATCATTCTTTCCCTGCTTCAGATCAGGCAGCCTCAGGAGTGCTCCTGTGCAAGTACATCAAATCAGCTTTGGTGAGATTACTACTGCATTCTTATGTGCACTCCCTAGGGTTCTCCAGATAAGGTTAAAGTGCTTAAGGAGAGAGTAAATATACAAGTAATTCTGTGGGCCCAACCacccagaaaaaccccaaaccagtctACTTGTTCAGAGGCAGAGATGCCTCTTCAGCCAGGTGCCACAGTCCACCCTCACTCACCCGTTTCACCTTGGGAACCGTGTGTGGTGTTTTGGCTTTGATCTTTGCTTTTTTACTGTGCGGTGTTTCCGGCTCCTGAACATCTTCCCTCTTGTGTTTCTTGCCGACAGTGCCTGTTAAATGTACAGCAGCAGAACTTTAAAGGCAGCACTAGGAAAAGTAATGGCTTCTGTTCCCCCGAAAGCAAACAAAACGTCAATACAGGTTTGAGAACTGGTGCCTGCATTATTTCACCTAGAAAACAGACTGCTGTACCAGACATGAACAAATTATGTATCAGCAAGGACCTCCCCATCCTATCCTAATGGATAAAACTTTATGCAACAGGGTAGCTCTATATTAGTGATTTTCCATACTTGAGAGAGTTCTATAGGTCAGATTTGCCAGATTTTGGATTCATTTCATATGCAAGTGCACACATCACTAGTGCATTGTTTTCCTCCTGGAGGGTTAAAGATTGATATTGTGCACTAGGGCATCAACTGTGGTGTCCCACTCCACACAGACAAGGTCCTCCAGCAGTCTGCTCTGCTATCACTAAGTCTTGTGTATGCACAGATGGCAACTGGCAACAACTACACAGAAACATACTTCACATTACCACAAATTTCAGTGCCAGCAGCTATGCAATATAGCCAAAAAGGATCCCACCAAATTCAAAACCAGCCCTTCCCTCTTACTACTGCACCAGATGGCACAATCTTGTAACACACAGAGATTTGAAAGAGTATTGTTTCAGAAAGTCTGCCATTCATGCTTAGCTCAGTAACACTGCCTGACAGACCCACTTCCCAGACTGTTGCTAATACCTCCATTGACTTTTCCAGTCTCTtcttcagagctgctttcaCTGCTACTACTGCTGCCCCCAGCTGGCTTAGACTTCACGTTGTTCGCAGCTACTGCAgatgcttttgctttctctgtagAGGCAGTGGCTTTAGAACCATTCTGCACCCCCTTCACTGCCTTTTTGGGCTTCCCATCCTCTTCACTGGAACTGTCTGATGAGCTGCTGCTActaccagcagcagctgccttctTCCCTACAGTTGCTTTTGCTGCTCCTGTAGATTTGGTGGCTGGTTTCcctgctggcttttcttcttcaCTGCTTGAGCTATCAGAGTCAGATGTGTCTGCTTTGGAAGCTGGAGTAGAAGGTTTGGAGAGTGGCTTAGCCACTTTGCCAGCTGGTTTAGCTGGAGggcctttcttcttcttctcatcctcagaactgctggagctgctaTCTGAATCAGAGCTACTTTGTGCTTTCTTTGTGGCAGCTGGTGACTTCTTTGCTGCAGGGGTTGCTGCTTTAGTTGTGGGCTTCACAGGAGCTGCCTTCTTGTCAGAACTATCAGAATCtagaatggaaataaaaagagcaaTCAAGAGTAAGCCCCATTCCTTTAACACAAGGCTAACATTCAGGTTCAGTGTTGATACACAGTACACTTTATCATCTGCTTGAAACAACACTGCAACAGGTATTCCTGTCCAACTGCACCCAGACCCTGCCTAGAAACAGAAAGGTCTGAGCAAGAACAACATGCATGCAGAAAttctcctctcccaccccaaTACCTGAGCTGTCTGAGGAAGAACTGGAGTCCTTCTTTGCTTGTCCAGGCTTGACAACTACTTTTGCTGGTTTGGAAGTATTCTTTATCACAGGTTGTTTAGCAGGGAGCTTATTCCCTACTTTCTTTTTATCATCTTCAGAGCTAGAAtctaaaaagaacaaaaaatgttCTTCAAGTTAATAGGCTTCATGTGCAAGTTACTTTAGTGGTTACATGTATGTAATTTATGGGTAAGTGGGAAGCAAAATGGCTTGTGGCTCAAGGCTAAGCCACCAGGTAACTGGCAGGCATCTGATGAACACTTGAATGGTCAGGGGGCAGCATTCATTTTCCACACCATCTTCTTTGTTGGGAGAAAGTGGAAACAAGCAGTTTAAGTTCTTCCCTAATGTATGCACAAGGAAACAAATATTTGGAGAATAATGTAGGAGAAGAGGTACTGAATAAAGAACTTTAGAGAAAGTACCAGTATCATCCAGCCTGAGGAGAAGAAACATTGAAAAAACAATCTATGTGGTAAGgatcaaaaaaaattacaaaaaattaaGAGATAAAGTTGACAAAGCATACAAAGTGAGGCAGCAACAGCACAGTATCTCATTTTGACCACTTCCTCTATCAGATGAGATAGCAGCAGTTTGAAAATGGAGACTATTGAGTGCCAATACACCTTTGTATTGTGTTACATGAATCTGGAATACTAAACCTGATCTATTCCATTATTCCTGAACATTTACAAACATCAATCAAAAACTTAACGATTTTGAGAGAAACTAGGtaacaaacccagaaaacacagaactgcTGACACTcagtccctgccatggcagcagAGATGCTGAGATACGGTACAGGAGCATCTTGAACAGAGGGAAATTGTAGCACATAGGGAACTTACATGGGAAATACCAAATCTCAAACCTGGTTGACAGGAGAGACAAAGTACACTGCTCCCATGTCAGTCATTCTAGGAGAAGGCAGGCATCTTCTAAGTCTATTTTTGAACTGTTTTGAACTATGGtgattacatttttatttcagaaactCCTCCAATCACAATGGAataacaaaccccaaaaatctcAAGACACAGATGCTCAAGAAGAGTTTAACCATTCAACCTCTGTGAGAAACCTGATTCACAATTGCCTGCCCATTCCATCCAGCAACATGGGGACTTCCTGCACTTGCCAGTGGTCTTGTCTCATGGTCACACTCCACCTTGAACAGCAGGCTGCTGGTTTTCAATTTCACATCTTGCTAGCCATGGAGACTCTGAAGCTTTTAAGCTCATACACTAAGGCTCTTAGATCACAACTATGAGCAACTTGGCCAGTAAAAACATTAACACAAAAGAATCCGATCTTGATTTCTTGAATTACCTGAGTCACTGTCAGAACTGGATTCAGCCTTCTTGCTAGTCACAGCTTTCTTCTGGGGGGCAGGGATTGTTTTAGCTACTACTGCTTTGCCTGTAAAAGCAAGTTTAAAATTAATAGGCCACATCCATACCAAACCTTTGTCCCAAGATCCAAACATTAGCAGACGTGAAAAAGCTCCATTCTCAGTACACCAGCCACTCAGCCAGCCCATGGAAGCCATGCAAGAAATTGGCTTATTCCCACTAAACTAGATCCCAATGACTTTTCAAATCAGCATGTGCAAATCCAACCTGACCACAGCTCAGATCCACAAGTCATACACTGTGTTGTTTGGGATGCCTTCAATCAGAAGCTTCCAGAAGAGCAAACAGCAACATAGTGCAAAGACAAAAGGCTTTTTCGAGAAAGCCAAGACCTTGCAAAAACCTTGTGGGCACAATGAAGTacttcccctgcagcctctcctcctcaCAACGTACCTGCTTCTGCCTTTGAGGGCACCTGCTCTGCCTCATCACTACTGTCTGAAGAGTCACTGCTCTCAGCCTTTTTCGCAGGAGCCTTAGCAAGGCCCTTCTTTGCCTGGGCTCCTTGAGGAGGTGGTACAGCACTGTATGGACCTATGAAGAGAAACACAGCATTCAGATGCCTGCATGATAATGTGAGCAGCACAAGATTTTTGTGTAATTAGAATAAAACACTTCTGCTACTcacttccatttattttccttctgtagcTACAATCCAATACTAGCTTATAATTTGAAAGATTATACCCACCCCACTGCTACCTCCTTGTTCTACTCAGAGTTTAACTCTCCTTGTGGGGTTCAGCTGACCCAACCACCTTTGCAGAAGTTTTCTCTGCACTTTTAGAAGAACAGGAGCTTGTCAGCAAACTTTTTcggaaaaaaaaccccccagatTATGTcaaattttcattgtttttatttattgcctTTGCAAATCCTCTGGTCAGAGTGTCAGACTGAGCTTGGATGATTGACCCTCTACTCAGACCAGCTCTCTACTGGAATCCTAAAGACATTGTGTCACACTGAACTGAGGCCCATTTAGCCCATCAGCTGGACTGCAACTGAATGGCCCTGGATACTTCACAAAATCCCCCTGTAGTATTTTTTACATACCAGactttggcttttgttttgcaggtgGCTTTTCATCATCTGAGCTGTCAGATGAGTCCTCACTACTGGAACTTTTCTTGGCCTGTTTGGTTTTCCCTGGACATGCCTGAGCGGCTGCAGGTTTTGACAGAGGCGATTTCTTGGGAACAGCCTTATCAAAAGAAATAtacataaaaaaggaaattgcagAAATCTTGTGGGGACAACT
This window harbors:
- the NOLC1 gene encoding nucleolar and coiled-body phosphoprotein 1, encoding MAERRPVPSDLFPLVLAFLRESGCQGAARAFAREAAAKEQDPNAASLLDIFAYWLRSPAAKKGKLVPNGAQAKRKPSASSSDSSSEEDEKPPAKKPAKASAVPKAKAVPAAKMAESSSEDSSDDSDSEEEKKPAKKGAKPVAKPAGTKIQPQKKAESSSSDSSSSDEEAPKKQPPKPATPKSGSKAAQATTKVVNGKAASSSSSSEDSDEEKAAPKKAVPKKSPLSKPAAAQACPGKTKQAKKSSSSEDSSDSSDDEKPPAKQKPKSGPYSAVPPPQGAQAKKGLAKAPAKKAESSDSSDSSDEAEQVPSKAEAGKAVVAKTIPAPQKKAVTSKKAESSSDSDSDSSSEDDKKKVGNKLPAKQPVIKNTSKPAKVVVKPGQAKKDSSSSSDSSDSDSSDKKAAPVKPTTKAATPAAKKSPAATKKAQSSSDSDSSSSSSEDEKKKKGPPAKPAGKVAKPLSKPSTPASKADTSDSDSSSSEEEKPAGKPATKSTGAAKATVGKKAAAAGSSSSSSDSSSEEDGKPKKAVKGVQNGSKATASTEKAKASAVAANNVKSKPAGGSSSSSESSSEEETGKVNGGTVGKKHKREDVQEPETPHSKKAKIKAKTPHTVPKVKRPSSPFRRVREEEIEVDARVADNSFEAKKGAAGDWGEKANNILKYTKGKSFRHEKTKKKRGSYRGGTISTQVNSVKFESD